The Cyanobacterium sp. T60_A2020_053 genome contains a region encoding:
- a CDS encoding type II toxin-antitoxin system PemK/MazF family toxin, which translates to MMTIKAGDFWVAKITFTDGLGFKKRPVLILWCDGDDVIVAVVTSAQPRSNTDILLEKWQESGLKVLSTVRLSRLDSLEKSLLIAKIGHIDIKDAQNILNTWNQYIKPQF; encoded by the coding sequence ATGATGACTATTAAAGCAGGAGATTTTTGGGTAGCTAAAATAACCTTTACCGATGGCCTAGGGTTTAAAAAACGTCCTGTATTAATTCTTTGGTGCGATGGAGATGATGTTATTGTCGCAGTCGTTACTTCTGCTCAACCTCGCTCGAATACTGATATACTTTTAGAAAAATGGCAAGAAAGCGGGTTAAAAGTACTTTCTACAGTACGCTTATCTCGGTTAGACTCACTGGAAAAATCTCTATTAATAGCTAAAATTGGTCATATTGACATCAAAGACGCTCAAAATATTCTCAATACTTGGAATCAATATATCAAACCTCAATTTTAA
- a CDS encoding DUF104 domain-containing protein: protein MSQIITVTYDGEVLKPTKKLSLNVGKQYQIELLDNENKIFPSPENQIQTNIRSHQSFLNGYAPEDEGLYDDY, encoded by the coding sequence ATGTCTCAAATAATAACTGTCACCTATGACGGAGAAGTATTAAAACCGACTAAAAAACTATCTTTAAATGTCGGTAAACAATATCAAATTGAATTGTTAGATAACGAAAACAAGATATTTCCCTCCCCAGAAAATCAAATCCAAACAAATATACGCTCTCATCAATCATTTTTAAATGGATATGCTCCCGAAGATGAGGGGTTATATGATGACTATTAA
- a CDS encoding type II toxin-antitoxin system Phd/YefM family antitoxin: protein MNITSVNQFRDNLKSYVDEVINNHIPLKVTRRNGDDFMVISVEDWERQQETLYILQNSSLMAQINESQITHEENNGYQPSIGEINEIVNF from the coding sequence ATGAATATTACCAGTGTTAATCAATTTAGAGATAATTTAAAAAGTTATGTAGATGAGGTAATTAATAATCATATCCCATTAAAGGTAACTCGCCGTAATGGTGATGATTTTATGGTGATTAGTGTGGAAGATTGGGAAAGACAACAAGAGACTTTGTACATTCTACAAAATAGTAGCTTAATGGCACAGATTAATGAATCACAAATTACTCATGAAGAAAATAACGGTTATCAACCAAGTATAGGAGAAATTAATGAGATCGTTAATTTTTGA
- a CDS encoding Txe/YoeB family addiction module toxin, whose product MRSLIFEGKTWLVYEDLREKDKKLHQNLCKILKEMLRSAPSQGLGKPEPLKHHLSGLWSRRLSQKDRIVYKFDDQYIYIFAIGGHYDQ is encoded by the coding sequence ATGAGATCGTTAATTTTTGAGGGTAAGACGTGGTTAGTATATGAAGATTTACGAGAAAAGGATAAAAAATTACATCAAAATCTTTGTAAAATTTTAAAGGAGATGTTAAGATCAGCTCCTAGTCAGGGATTAGGAAAGCCTGAACCTTTAAAGCATCATTTATCAGGTTTATGGTCTCGAAGATTATCTCAAAAAGATAGAATTGTTTATAAGTTTGATGATCAGTATATTTATATTTTCGCCATTGGTGGTCATTATGATCAATGA
- a CDS encoding DUF2499 domain-containing protein → MHALSIPTWMVHVSSVIEWMVAIWFIWRYGEVTQDSSWQWLAWGMLPALVSAMCACTWHFFDNLPSLEWLVVIQALTTVIGNCTLCVGAWKIWHTAQKIDNG, encoded by the coding sequence ATGCACGCTTTATCAATTCCTACTTGGATGGTTCATGTTTCCAGTGTTATTGAGTGGATGGTAGCTATTTGGTTTATTTGGCGTTATGGTGAAGTTACTCAAGATAGTAGTTGGCAATGGTTGGCTTGGGGAATGTTACCCGCTTTGGTTAGTGCGATGTGCGCTTGTACTTGGCATTTTTTTGACAACCTTCCTAGTTTAGAATGGTTGGTGGTAATACAGGCTTTGACTACTGTCATCGGTAATTGTACCTTGTGTGTGGGCGCTTGGAAAATTTGGCACACTGCCCAAAAAATTGACAATGGATAA
- the rfbC gene encoding dTDP-4-dehydrorhamnose 3,5-epimerase, which produces MQVTPTKLPDVLLLEPKIWQDERGFFMESYNQNTFHQKTGLIVDFVQDNHSQSQQNVLRGLHYQIKQSQGKLVRALVGEIFDVAVDLRQTSPTFGQWVGEILSAENKKQLWIPPGFAHGFLVLSSVAEVFYKATDFYAPQYDRSLLWSDAQININWGITQPIVSDKDKNAPCLAEAEVF; this is translated from the coding sequence ATGCAAGTTACTCCAACAAAATTACCAGATGTTTTACTGCTTGAACCGAAAATATGGCAGGATGAAAGAGGTTTTTTTATGGAAAGTTATAATCAAAATACTTTTCATCAAAAGACTGGTTTAATAGTAGATTTTGTACAAGATAATCATTCTCAATCACAGCAAAATGTGCTTAGGGGTTTACATTATCAAATTAAACAATCTCAAGGTAAACTGGTGAGGGCGCTGGTGGGGGAAATATTTGATGTAGCAGTAGATTTGCGACAAACTTCCCCTACTTTTGGGCAGTGGGTGGGAGAAATTCTTTCGGCAGAAAATAAAAAACAGTTATGGATTCCTCCCGGATTTGCCCATGGATTTTTGGTTTTGTCTTCAGTGGCGGAAGTTTTTTATAAAGCTACAGATTTTTATGCACCTCAATATGATCGTTCGTTATTATGGAGTGACGCACAAATTAATATTAATTGGGGTATCACCCAGCCGATAGTTTCAGACAAGGATAAAAACGCACCATGTTTGGCTGAAGCTGAGGTTTTTTAG
- a CDS encoding prephenate/arogenate dehydrogenase, whose translation MKIAIIGLGLIGSSLAGDLTRLNQHQIIGISRRSTTCEKAKKLGIVHQSSIDLSLVQGCEIVVICTPIESTIPTLAQIIPYLSNTTVVTDVASVKVPIVREGKKLWHNFIGSHPMAGTAEQGIDAVQKNLFNNAPCVITVEDDEDREKGALLRDLWQSVGCNILTTTAEIHDQAVAWISHLPVIISANLIYACMQEKDQFVREFAQKIASSGFRDTSRVGGGNPELGLMMAKNNRDNLLENLRLYQAHLTGIINDLEEENWSKINDLLTFTNQSRSDFIK comes from the coding sequence ATGAAAATTGCTATAATCGGTTTAGGATTAATTGGTAGTTCTTTAGCTGGAGATTTAACTCGATTAAATCAACATCAAATTATTGGTATTTCTCGCCGTTCAACTACTTGTGAAAAAGCTAAAAAATTAGGCATTGTTCATCAATCTAGTATCGATTTATCCTTAGTTCAAGGTTGTGAAATAGTCGTGATTTGTACCCCTATTGAGTCAACTATTCCCACTTTAGCCCAAATCATTCCTTATTTAAGTAATACCACTGTAGTAACTGATGTGGCATCGGTCAAAGTTCCTATTGTGAGAGAAGGAAAAAAACTATGGCATAATTTCATTGGTAGTCATCCTATGGCTGGTACAGCAGAACAGGGTATCGATGCAGTACAAAAGAACTTATTTAATAACGCTCCCTGTGTGATTACGGTAGAAGATGATGAGGATAGGGAGAAGGGCGCCCTCCTCCGTGATTTATGGCAGTCGGTGGGGTGTAATATTTTGACTACCACGGCGGAAATTCATGATCAAGCAGTGGCTTGGATTTCTCATTTACCTGTGATAATTAGCGCTAATTTAATTTATGCTTGTATGCAGGAAAAAGATCAATTCGTAAGAGAATTTGCCCAAAAAATCGCTAGTTCAGGATTTAGAGATACTAGCCGAGTGGGTGGAGGAAATCCAGAATTAGGATTAATGATGGCGAAAAATAATCGTGATAATTTGCTAGAAAATTTGCGGTTATATCAAGCGCACCTCACCGGTATTATTAACGATTTAGAGGAAGAAAATTGGTCAAAAATAAATGATTTATTAACCTTCACTAATCAAAGTCGTTCTGATTTTATTAAATAG
- a CDS encoding 50S ribosome-binding GTPase, with product MEFKPLKRITNRAINLFRVDETQINEILREVRAHLPTTEALLIGKPQAGKSSIVRGLTGVSEDIVGQGFQPHTKHTQRYAYPSEDLPLLIFTDTVGLGDISQNTDDIISELTTELDQETAKARIIILTIKINDFATDSLKKIAENLRQKYPHLPCLLVVTCLHELYSPDINNHPIYPPDLLEIKRPFDEIKKNFQGLFDEAILIDFTLEEDGYNPIFYGLEEMGQILTKLLPEAEAKAIYQLLDEKAGALLGNIYRDVARRYIVAFTMMAATVTAIPLPFATMPVLTALQVSMVGVLGQLYGQKLTPSQAGGILSALAGGFLAQSIGRELIKFIPGFGTVIAVSWASAYTWALGEGACAYFGDLVGGKKPNLDRIKEVMKTTFNTKKKENHS from the coding sequence AGCCATTAATTTATTTCGAGTAGATGAAACTCAAATCAATGAAATTTTAAGGGAAGTAAGGGCGCACCTCCCCACTACCGAAGCGCTATTAATTGGCAAACCCCAAGCGGGAAAAAGCTCCATTGTCAGGGGTTTAACGGGGGTGAGTGAAGATATTGTCGGGCAAGGATTTCAACCCCATACTAAGCATACTCAGCGTTATGCTTATCCTTCTGAGGATTTACCTTTACTGATTTTTACTGATACCGTTGGTTTAGGGGATATTTCTCAAAATACTGATGATATTATCAGTGAATTAACCACAGAATTAGACCAAGAAACAGCTAAGGCGAGAATTATTATTTTAACCATTAAAATTAATGATTTTGCTACAGATAGTTTGAAGAAAATTGCTGAAAATTTACGCCAAAAATATCCTCATTTGCCTTGTTTATTGGTAGTTACTTGCTTACATGAATTATATTCTCCTGACATTAATAATCATCCTATTTATCCCCCTGATCTACTAGAAATAAAGCGACCTTTTGATGAAATTAAAAAGAATTTTCAAGGGTTATTCGATGAAGCTATTTTAATTGATTTTACCTTAGAAGAAGATGGTTATAATCCCATATTTTATGGCTTAGAAGAAATGGGACAAATATTAACCAAATTACTTCCTGAAGCAGAGGCTAAAGCTATCTATCAATTACTAGATGAAAAAGCAGGGGCGCTGTTAGGTAATATTTATCGAGACGTAGCTAGACGTTACATTGTCGCTTTTACCATGATGGCAGCTACGGTAACAGCAATACCGTTACCTTTTGCTACTATGCCTGTTTTAACTGCCTTACAGGTGTCTATGGTGGGGGTTTTAGGGCAACTCTACGGACAAAAATTGACTCCTTCTCAAGCTGGTGGTATTTTAAGCGCCCTTGCCGGAGGCTTTCTTGCCCAGTCTATCGGCAGAGAATTAATTAAATTTATCCCCGGTTTTGGTACAGTGATAGCAGTTTCTTGGGCTAGTGCCTATACTTGGGCTTTGGGGGAGGGCGCTTGTGCTTATTTTGGTGATTTAGTCGGTGGTAAAAAGCCTAATCTTGACCGTATTAAAGAAGTGATGAAAACTACTTTTAACACTAAGAAAAAAGAAAATCACAGCTAA